The following coding sequences are from one Streptomyces sp. NBC_00536 window:
- a CDS encoding GNAT family N-acetyltransferase yields MSPRPFGPRRAALHRSGVTVIFRPTTPSELDRFLPLVRADAAGGMTADTYTARLAAGEYRPDWTWIAEDAPGATPLALAVWWGDPDEDLPGALDGLFVHDAVRSEAERTDLAAGLLSAGHAAHAAAGASAAPEYHLSLPGDWHDRPDTAEAVAWRQEAARRAGLPVTLERLRYEWTPGDGLPEPTGRLLFAAEPDDEVFVGLFRRVLTDTLDAATRREAEHIGPEAQAREDVAFYRDTMPGDRSWWRIARTPDGEPVGFGLPSRNHSFPVVGYLGVLPEHRGHGYGAEILAEITRILVAETGPEKVRADTDLTNLPMAAAFARVGYRNDARRLVLSAH; encoded by the coding sequence ATGTCCCCCCGCCCGTTCGGGCCGCGCCGCGCCGCCCTCCACCGATCCGGAGTCACCGTGATCTTCCGTCCCACCACACCGTCCGAACTCGACCGCTTCCTGCCGCTCGTCCGCGCCGACGCGGCCGGCGGGATGACGGCCGACACGTACACGGCCCGGCTCGCCGCCGGTGAGTACCGCCCCGACTGGACCTGGATCGCCGAAGACGCGCCGGGCGCAACGCCGCTCGCCCTCGCCGTCTGGTGGGGCGACCCGGACGAGGACCTGCCCGGCGCCCTCGACGGACTGTTCGTCCACGACGCGGTCCGCTCGGAGGCCGAACGTACGGACCTGGCCGCCGGGTTGCTCAGTGCCGGGCACGCGGCCCACGCCGCCGCGGGTGCGAGCGCCGCCCCCGAATACCACCTCTCGCTCCCCGGTGACTGGCACGACCGGCCCGACACGGCCGAGGCCGTGGCCTGGCGGCAGGAGGCGGCCCGGCGCGCCGGCCTCCCGGTGACCCTGGAGCGGCTGCGCTACGAGTGGACACCGGGGGACGGGCTCCCCGAGCCCACCGGGCGGCTGCTCTTCGCGGCCGAACCGGACGACGAGGTCTTCGTCGGCCTCTTCCGCCGGGTCCTGACGGACACCCTCGACGCGGCGACCCGCAGGGAGGCCGAGCACATCGGCCCCGAGGCCCAGGCCCGCGAGGACGTCGCGTTCTACCGCGACACGATGCCCGGGGACCGGTCCTGGTGGCGGATCGCCCGGACACCGGACGGCGAGCCCGTCGGCTTCGGCCTCCCCTCCCGCAACCACTCCTTCCCCGTGGTCGGCTACCTCGGCGTGCTGCCCGAACACCGAGGCCACGGGTACGGAGCGGAGATCCTGGCCGAGATCACCAGGATCCTGGTGGCCGAGACCGGCCCGGAGAAGGTCCGGGCCGACACCGATCTGACGAACCTTCCGATGGCCGCCGCCTTCGCACGCGTCGGGTACCGCAACGACGCCCGCCGCCTGGTGCTGTCCGCCCACTGA